The following is a genomic window from Myxococcales bacterium.
GATTCTAAGAAAGAGCGCTCAAAGGAGAGATTATGTCTGCATTGCTTATAAATTACGAGAAGGATATCGTTCACATTGTGCTCAACCGGCCAGAGGTTCGCAATGCACTCAACAAGGAACTTTTGACCGAGCTTTCTCATGAGCTAGAAAGCATAAATAAAAATTCAAAGCTGCGTGCGGCACTCTTTTATAGCAGTAGTGAGAAAGCATTTTGTGCGGGAGCAGATTTAAAAGAGCGCGCGGCAATGTCAGAACAGGAGACCTTTGGATTTGTAAAACTGATTCAGTCAACAATTAACAAAATTGCACTTTTAAAAATTCCAACTATAGCCGCAGTCAATGGTGAAGCATTTGGTGGAGGGCTTGAGCTTGCATTAGCATGCGATATGCGCATCGGATCAGAGGATATTCAGCTTGGCCTTACTGAGTGTTCATTAGGAATTATACCGGGGGCAGGAGGAACTCAACGGCTCCCAAAAATTGTAGGAATCTCTCGAGCTATGGAGATGATATTCATGGCTAAGCGAATGAAAGGCAAAGAAGCCTACGCT
Proteins encoded in this region:
- a CDS encoding enoyl-CoA hydratase/isomerase family protein — translated: MSALLINYEKDIVHIVLNRPEVRNALNKELLTELSHELESINKNSKLRAALFYSSSEKAFCAGADLKERAAMSEQETFGFVKLIQSTINKIALLKIPTIAAVNGEAFGGGLELALACDMRIGSEDIQLGLTECSLGIIPGAGGTQRLPKIVGISRAMEMIFMAKRMKGKEAYAIALLNELVTSRSEVVGKAQQWATIIANNAPLAIRAAKKALTKNNAKTFNDALAFELECYQEIISTSDRLEALRAFREKRLPQFRGE